In Serratia sp. FDAARGOS_506, a genomic segment contains:
- a CDS encoding intracellular growth attenuator family protein translates to MSTIVLILALVLVCLIAAGLYLWFKARNPSALAHALPFIKPAHRKLTDEERAAVEFYLNQQNKLSNKLLPGGGATLPPAKLALTPQSDNVYPVTHAITRYGLASDDPNKWRYYLDAEEVHLPPFWEPYITADNHVEVIRTQTLPLVISLNGHSLKDHIHDRPQAPVVTAAPTKNASIRKEESEHVELVNIRKETPEEHALNRPNGIREAVIISAALLLLFFSLISPVLVIPWMIFVAVLMIAWGCWNLFRRPASRELKEIHCLRGTPKRWGLFGESGQGQISNISLGIIDLIYPPHWQPYLTQDLGKTTDVDVYLNRQVVRQGRFLSLHDEVKNFPLQQWGRNAVLVASSALVLLLLLIYIPLNLPLTLSMAWLQGAQKVEVTSVQALEATPLRIGDTLKVRGSGMCYVPPPANGGGAANFAPFDCSGIYWNNAAPLPQPESEVIDKATALLTTVNSQLHPSGTDQKVNPQLASAIEKSGMILLDDFSDIVLKTQDLCQAENDCVRLKNALVNLGNAKNWSSLVKRARSGALQGVNVLLRPVSAESLESLTQVATSSFIFNETRLAAAALNSPPPGGFLIRSDEGRQLVSHPQPPAPQSEYNALDQWNELQRLSTLLLHTPFQAQGVITSLSVDANGTRHVALHSEPDMITLWRYLGTSLLLLAVVVSLGYNAWRLVQRRRINQHRVADIQRYYDSCFNPQLNPMSMRPMA, encoded by the coding sequence ATGAGCACAATAGTGTTGATATTGGCCTTAGTGCTTGTCTGCCTGATTGCGGCCGGTCTATACCTGTGGTTCAAGGCCCGCAACCCGTCGGCGCTGGCGCACGCACTGCCGTTTATCAAGCCTGCCCACCGCAAGCTGACCGACGAAGAGCGTGCCGCGGTCGAGTTCTATCTCAATCAACAAAACAAGCTAAGCAACAAACTGTTGCCCGGCGGCGGTGCTACGCTGCCCCCAGCCAAACTGGCGCTCACCCCGCAAAGCGATAACGTTTATCCCGTCACGCACGCCATCACTCGCTACGGGCTGGCCAGCGACGATCCCAATAAATGGCGCTATTACCTCGATGCCGAAGAGGTTCACCTGCCGCCGTTTTGGGAACCCTATATCACCGCCGACAACCATGTGGAAGTGATCCGCACTCAGACACTGCCACTGGTGATTTCGCTTAACGGGCACTCGCTGAAAGATCATATTCACGATCGGCCGCAAGCGCCGGTGGTGACCGCCGCGCCAACTAAAAACGCCTCTATCCGCAAGGAAGAGAGCGAGCATGTCGAGCTGGTCAATATTCGTAAAGAAACGCCGGAAGAGCATGCGCTGAACCGGCCGAACGGCATTCGTGAAGCCGTCATCATCTCCGCCGCGTTGCTGCTGCTGTTCTTCAGCCTGATAAGCCCGGTGCTGGTGATCCCGTGGATGATTTTCGTGGCGGTACTGATGATCGCCTGGGGATGCTGGAACCTGTTCCGCCGTCCGGCGTCACGCGAGCTGAAAGAGATCCATTGCCTACGCGGCACGCCGAAGCGCTGGGGCCTGTTCGGCGAATCCGGCCAGGGGCAGATCAGCAACATTTCACTCGGCATCATCGATCTTATCTACCCGCCGCATTGGCAGCCGTACCTGACGCAGGACCTGGGCAAAACCACCGATGTGGACGTCTACCTCAATCGGCAGGTGGTGCGCCAGGGGCGCTTCCTCTCGCTGCATGACGAAGTGAAAAACTTCCCGCTGCAGCAGTGGGGCCGCAACGCGGTGCTGGTCGCCAGCTCGGCGCTGGTGCTGCTGTTACTGCTGATCTATATCCCGCTCAACCTGCCGCTGACTCTCAGCATGGCCTGGCTGCAGGGTGCACAAAAAGTGGAAGTGACCAGCGTGCAGGCGCTGGAAGCCACGCCGCTACGCATCGGCGACACGCTGAAAGTGCGCGGCAGCGGCATGTGCTATGTCCCGCCGCCGGCTAACGGTGGCGGCGCCGCCAATTTCGCGCCGTTCGACTGCTCCGGCATTTACTGGAACAACGCCGCCCCGCTGCCACAGCCGGAATCTGAAGTCATAGACAAAGCGACGGCCCTGTTGACCACGGTCAACAGCCAGCTGCATCCGAGCGGCACCGATCAGAAGGTCAACCCGCAGCTGGCCAGCGCCATCGAGAAATCCGGCATGATCCTGCTGGACGACTTCTCTGATATCGTGTTGAAAACGCAGGATTTGTGCCAGGCAGAAAACGACTGCGTGCGGTTGAAAAACGCCTTGGTCAACCTGGGTAACGCCAAAAACTGGAGCAGCCTGGTGAAACGCGCCAGGTCCGGCGCGCTGCAAGGCGTCAACGTCCTGCTGCGCCCGGTGAGCGCCGAGTCGCTGGAAAGCCTGACCCAAGTCGCCACGTCGTCGTTCATCTTCAATGAGACGCGACTGGCCGCCGCCGCGCTCAATAGTCCGCCGCCGGGAGGGTTCCTGATCCGCAGCGACGAAGGCCGCCAATTGGTCAGCCACCCGCAACCGCCGGCGCCGCAGAGCGAATATAATGCCCTCGATCAGTGGAATGAGCTGCAACGTCTTTCCACTCTGCTGCTGCATACTCCGTTCCAGGCGCAGGGCGTGATCACCAGCCTCAGCGTCGATGCCAACGGCACTCGCCACGTGGCGCTGCACAGCGAACCGGATATGATCACCCTGTGGCGCTACCTCGGCACCAGCCTGCTGCTGCTGGCGGTGGTCGTCAGCCTGGGCTATAACGCCTGGCGGCTGGTGCAGCGTCGGCGCATCAATCAGCACCGCGTCGCCGATATCCAGCGTTACTATGACAGCTGCTTCAATCCGCAGCTCAATCCGATGTCGATGCGGCCGATGGCCTGA